The following coding sequences lie in one Cannabis sativa cultivar Pink pepper isolate KNU-18-1 chromosome 5, ASM2916894v1, whole genome shotgun sequence genomic window:
- the LOC133038475 gene encoding uncharacterized protein LOC133038475, producing the protein MMNNYDNNLNEEVGVNVSIEVFVDELPQLDWDDDDDDDDDEDYDMNDVPIRFVAASEESIEKFEKVWVKDNPIFCSICLENVSVGLEVAKLPCEWLQVSKFCPNCRVEIV; encoded by the coding sequence ATGATGAACAATTATGACAATAATTTGAATGAAGAAGTCGGTGTTAATGTTTCCATTGAAGTTTTTGTTGATGAACTACCTCAACTTGATTGGGATGATGATGACGATGACGACGATGATGAGGACTATGATATGAATGATGTTCCTATTCGTTTTGTGGCGGCAAGTGAGGAGTCAATcgagaaatttgaaaaagtttggGTTAAAGATAATCCAATTTTTTGTTCGATTTGTTTGGAGAATGTTTCTGTTGGTTTGGAAGTTGCGAAGTTACCATGCGAGTGGCTAcaagttagtaaattttgtcCAAATTGTAGAGTTGAGATAGTTTAA
- the LOC115715600 gene encoding pentatricopeptide repeat-containing protein At4g16835, mitochondrial codes for MNYLRTNNKTQLPFLASFNIFSQPKHQIHFLSTYFKVKNGGGASFPTQLVYPNYVNKKITTVQLNQSPSLAHFGSGDVVSSNKLITNYIRFGDLGSALNVFERMPVRTTVTWNSILSGFAKKPGKMKEAHELFDRIPEPDTVSYNTMLACYLHNSGVESAMGFFNKMPFRDSASWNTMISGFIRNGKMERARELFLEMPEQNSVSWSAMISGYVEFGDLDSAIEFFELAPVKSVVAWTAMVTGYMKFGKIELAEKMFHHMPVKNVVSWNTMISGYVENGRAEESLKLFRAMIQSGIKSNSSTLSSVLLACSNLSTLQMGKQVHQLIYKSLLYDDTTAGTSLISMYCKCGDLKDALKLFHEIPRKDVVSWNAMITGYAQHGAGHEALNLFNEMKREGAKPDWITFVAVLSACNHSGLVDIGMQYFDTMIRDYGVELKPEHYTCMVDLLGRAGRLIEAVDLIKKMPFKPHLAIFGTLLGACRIHKNLELAEYAAKNLLSLDPSSAAGYVQLANVYAVTKRWDCVSKVWRSMKENNVVKTPGYSWIEVKGEIHEFRSGDRVHPELACIHKKLVELDKKMRFAGYVPDLEFALHDVGKKQKEQLLLWHSEKLAIAFGLLRLPEGIPIRVFKNLRVCGDCHRATMFISALEKREIIVRDTTRFHHFKNGVCSCSGYW; via the coding sequence ATGAACTATCTTAGAACAAATAACAAAACCCAATTACCTTTCTTAGCATCGTTCAATATTTTCTCTCAACCCAAACATCAAATCCATTTTCTCTCCACTTATTTCAAAGTAAAGAATGGTGGAGGTGCCAGTTTTCCAACCCAACTGGTTTACCCCAATTACGTGAACAAGAAAATCACAACCGTTCAGTTGAATCAATCTCCATCGTTGGCTCATTTTGGTTCTGGTGATGTAGTCTCGTCAAATAAGTTAATCACGAATTATATTCGATTCGGGGATTTGGGTTCTGCTCTTAATGTGTTTGAGAGAATGCCCGTGAGGACTACAGTTACTTGGAATTCAATCTTATCTGGATTTGCGAAGAAGCCTGGGAAAATGAAAGAAGCCCATGAACTGTTTGATAGAATTCCTGAACCGGATACTGTTTCGTATAACACTATGTTGGCTTGTTATCTGCACAATTCTGGCGTTGAATCCGCCATGGGGTTCTTTAACAAGATGCCTTTCAGGGATTCTGCGTCTTGGAATACGATGATATCGGGTTTTATCCGAAATGGGAAGATGGAGAGGGCTCGTGAATTGTTTCTTGAAATGCCAGAGCAGAACAGTGTTTCTTGGAGTGCTATGATTTCAGGGTACGTGGAGTTTGGGGATTTGGACTCTGCAATTGAGTTTTTTGAGTTAGCACCTGTTAAGAGCGTTGTGGCTTGGACTGCCATGGTTACTGGTTATATGAAGTTTGGGAAGATTGAATTAGCAGAGAAAATGTTTCATCATATGCCTGTGAAGAATGTAGTGAGCTGGAATACTATGATCTCGGGTTATGTTGAAAATGGTCGAGCAGAGGAAAGTTTGAAGCTTTTTCGGGCAATGATTCAATCCGGTATTAAGTCGAATTCATCGACTTTGAGTAGTGTTCTATTGGCTTGCAGTAACCTATCGACCCTGCAGATGGGAAAGCAAGTACACCAGTTGATTTATAAATCTCTGTTGTATGATGACACAACTGCAGGGACTTCATTAATCAGCATGTATTGTAAATGTGGAGATTTGAAGGATGCTTTGAAATTGTTTCATGAAATTCCTAGAAAAGATGTTGTTTCATGGAATGCAATGATTACTGGTTATGCTCAACATGGAGCAGGTCATGAAGCTCTTAATCTGTTCAATGAAATGAAAAGAGAAGGAGCAAAGCCAGATTGGATCACTTTTGTAGCTGTCTTATCAGCTTGCAACCATTCGGGATTAGTTGATATCGGTATGCAATATTTTGACACAATGATTAGGGACTATGGAGTTGAACTTAAGCCAGAGCACTATACTTGCATGGTTGATCTCCTTGGGAGAGCTGGTAGGCTCATTGAAGCTGTGGATTTGATAAAGAAAATGCCATTCAAACCCCACCTAGCCATTTTCGGGACCCTTTTGGGTGCTTGTAGGATCCACAAGAACTTAGAACTGGCAGAGTATGCTGCGAAAAACCTCCTTTCTCTTGATCCATCAAGCGCAGCTGGCTACGTTCAACTCGCTAATGTTTATGCTGTGACAAAAAGATGGGATTGTGTTTCAAAAGTTTGGCGATCgatgaaagaaaataatgtagTTAAGACACCCGGGTATAGTTGGATTGAGGTGAAAGGTGAGATTCACGAGTTCAGATCAGGAGACAGGGTTCATCCTGAACTTGCCTGTATACACAAAAAACTAGTCGAATTGGATAAGAAAATGAGGTTTGCAGGCTATGTTCCTGATCTTGAATTTGCACTACATGATGTGGGAAAGAAGCAAAAAGAGCAGCTTCTGTTGTGGCACAGCGAAAAGCTAGCAATTGCTTTCGGCCTCCTCAGATTGCCCGAAGGGATTCCAATTCGAGTATTTAAGAACTTGAGAGTCTGTGGGGATTGTCACCGGGCCACCATGTTCATCTCAGCCTTAGAAAAACGGGAAATCATTGTTAGAGATACTACTCGATTTCACCATTTCAAGAATGGGGTTTGCTCTTGTAGTGGATATTGGTGA